Below is a genomic region from Penaeus vannamei isolate JL-2024 chromosome 18, ASM4276789v1, whole genome shotgun sequence.
ctactattactactactactactattactattactactactacttttacaacttctactactgctactactactattactactactactactactgctactactactactactactactactactactactactactactactactactactactgctactacgttctgtattttatattttaaatttttactttttatttatttattattatttttgtaagtgGTCCCAACCAGGTATATCcaaaattttattttgttttgtttctttaagGTTCATGTCAGATGGAGAAGCTTGGCAAGAGTTGTGTGACCTCTATCTGAAAGAAGGAGACTACAGCAAAGCAGCTTTCTGTATGGAAGAGCTGATACTGACCAACCCACACAATCACCTCTTTTACACCAGATATGCAGAGATCAAATATACACAGGTAATGGTGCAATTTTGGATTTCCTTTAAGTTGACCAGTTTGGAGAATATTGGAAGATCTGTGGCAGAAATTATCATGTTTTATATCAGAAGTATTTTGAATATATCTAATTAAGTCTAATGATTTGCAACATAAAGTTTAGTGAAGTTAATGTCTCAGTGGTGTCATTTGAAGGCAGACCTgtcatatattttacattttatttgaaATTCACTAATGCTGTTGCCTTAATTTGATATTAGCAACATTACTAAATTTtgtgttttaattattttctttgataAGCAAAATTTCTTTACTATTGCATTATGGTTATTAGATGCTCAAAGTactttttgatatgttattttttatttaaatagaGAAGATTCTAAGATGGAATGCATATTCTCATTTCTGAATTTAACAAAGTTTTGTATAAACTTTCACTATGCTTGTGATTATTCAGTTTTCAAATGGATATGATATTGTATTTATGATGACTTTGTATTATATTTGGTCAACTGCACTGCTTTTTATTCTAACAATAGAGTTAGGATATTCTAAGGTAGTATTTTTAATGGTTTTCCCCATGAGGCATATGATTTAACTTTATAAccagtttattttttctctctgccatGAAGGGAAGGGATTATAGAGTAGGTGACAATATCACTATGTTGTAGAAGGGCATAGTGTGTAAAGCATTAGTTGTACATTTATTTGTTGTAGATATGGCCAGTTTCATTGATTTCCATAGTAAAGCAAATATTGCCACTTATTAGATCTGCTTTGTTGGTTAATATTTTTTTGCTCGGTCAGATGTGTCCATTAGAATAATGGCTATGCAGTATCTGTTGGAAGTAAAATGTTGTCAATAGTGGAGGCTGGTATGCTGGTCCAGATAAACAATATTTTGAGTGTGGGGGTAACTATATATTTTTGATACCTAATCAAGAATAGAATGCTACAGATTTGTCACCATTAGTTTTTGACAGTGATATATTGGTGGTCAGTTAATGTTGTAAGTATTATCAAGGTCACTCATTTTGACATCCATTTCAGGGTGGACTTGAGAACATGGAGATGGCTCGTAGCTACTTCAGTCAAGCTGTGAAACTAAATCCCAATAATATGCGAGCATTGTATGGACTCTTTTTAGTAAGTTGAATTTTGTGTTTTCCTTTCAGAGAATAATAGACTAGTATGAAATAacatgttcttgttgttgttttgaaagCATGAATAGATAAGGTAAACTTGGTGAAAATAAATAACCAGTGAGATCCCTGCCTCTTTGTTTATGCATTAGTATGAATTACTAGAAATCAGTAGATTTGCATTTCAACTCATTTATGTCGCGTTTGAACTAGTGGAGTTTCAATAACTTATGGAAGTTTCCAGGCATGAAAATTGGAAAGTTAAATTTtgttgaatatatttgtataggcAGTGTGTGTCAGCATAATCAATTTGTAGTTTAATCATTCATGTCAGTGAAATAAGATTTGAATGAAAATCTTTAATATAACCAGTGCACAAATTTAAGTTAGGAAATTTATCTAGTGAGAATGTTCTTaagaattatttgtttatttgtaaacTTTAAAGATTTTAATACTAGAATTTAGTGTTTTGATTCATAAAATTCTTTTATTTACCAAAAAAAGAGTTGCACTCATGTTGCATCATCATCGAAGAGTACAGtgccgaagaagaaagaaacccaGCGTTTAGCAGCATGGGCACTTAAGGAAATTGAAGAAAGGTAAAAGACCACTAAGGTTCATAGAATAACTgcctttatttgtatatgtgatgatgatataatatatttaaaaatatgatTGATCAAAAAAAATTCAATGGCCTAATTTCTTATGTGAAAAGTTTAACTTATTACTGACATTTCATTTTATTAGAGTAATTCTttgcacaattttttttcttttccaggtACTCAAAATGCAGAACAAACACCATGGAAGGTACAAACATTTTTGAGACCTTTGGTTCACTGAGCTTAACTGATAAAGCATGATAAACATAATATGCAGAATCATATATTCATCATTTGTTCTTTTGTATTGTAATAAATTTTGAGATGAGATATAATGTTGTATGTTGCCATATTGTCCCATTTTATACTCCCACATTACAAGAGAAGGTTTACATGCTGAAGTTTGTTCCTCTATATTTGGACATGAGTGTGAAGGTCACAGTTGAAGCATTCCTTTGTATAAGAGAACACTGTATGTATTGATTTAGACTATTTGGTACTAGCTTCACTTTTCTCCCAGGTGCCTTTGTTTGAAACAAAGGGGTGGTAGAGGTAGGCCagatattgttttttatcaacAGTTCATTTTTCCCTGTTAACTCTTCatttttaattcatttcttttttggaGGCTAATGATATTATTCTGATCTAGGGGAAAGTTATTTCAGTTTGCTGGAAGCATGAAACCATTTAAAGCTCAATAAGAGAAGAATCATCTTGTTTGAGCTGATTGTTACATAGTGCAATGTATAATTAATTACTTGGAAAGTGTATTTCTAAGTTGAGTGACCCCATTTTGTGATTCTTGTGTCGTTTGTGAAAGGACAAGAATATAGGAATTCTGTCCAGAAGAATCATTCCACAGGCACAAAGAGTGTGTTGGGTATTATTCAGATATTACAGGCATTTTAAAGAACTGTAGGGTAGGTTTTTGACTCCAGCAAACTAATGGAATCCCTgtgcattatttttgttcttaagaATGGACAGTGTAATATATTTGTAAGACAAAACTGTAATATATTTGAACTATAATTGACCATTTGTAACAATGTTATGTACAGTCATCATGAAATACATTCATAACAAGTTATTgatctttgtgttttgtttagatTTTGCACATCAGATGTGTTAAACCAGATCAGACATCTTTTTACTGCCAATAACTTCTttcagaaagaagaatgaaaagtcTGCCCATCTTTATTAATTTGTATAAATTGTGAAAGTTCTTCCTAAGGTGTTATTTTTAAATGTAGCATTTATTTGAAAATTTCACTTTCTTTGGTATATACACATCTAATCATTTCTAAGATAAATAAGGCAAGACCATCTGTATATATTGGCAGTTAACCCATTGGCCACAGGTACACTATagattttgtgaattttgttgcacacaGATGGCTTTGCAAGTGGTCAGCCACCATGGAGTTCATTAGCTGTCTGtgtgtgacctcacctgatttccccaTTCCTAGAATTTTTGGGAAGtactgatgtttttattattattgacagtatgataattatatatattttttaaaatactaATTGCAGTAATGaatataaagatttttaaaaatcaaggaaaagggtgaagaggTGATGTAGGAAGGATTAGTCATTGAattcttggtgactaagcactatAGCTTTGTCAccaagccatctatatgtaaacacaatTAATAAGCTAAAATCACAATGGACACATGTCATGCAATTCCAACATAATGGGTTTAGAAACTATAGCTCTATATTTTGGTACATTTTTGGTTGGGTGAACTTGATATGAAAGGCATTGTgtagatagcaatgataaaatctCATAGAtatcacttcctttcttcttgtgCAATGCATAAATGATGGAAGATAAAGCTGTGTTTGCATTGCGAGTTTATTATCAGAATGAATTGCAGGATATTAAGAAGATTACTTTTGAACAAATTGCATCTTAATGTCTTCTTATCTTGAAATCCACCAAGAAAATTAGAATATGTTTGTATAAACTTTTCATAATTCATATGCTATGGAAGAAATTTAGAGAAAATATGATATGTTTACAAATATTTTTGTCACAAACTGCAACTTAGCATGAGTAATATGAAAGGAGTTGGATCTTCTAAGGATTGCAATGTGGGCATTCAGCATCAAATATTTAACACAATTTTTTTCAGATGGTGAGCAAAATCCTTTTCTTTTCAAAATGAAAACATGATCTGAATGTAAACTAAAGGCAGTATATAACAACTGCATATACACTCAATATAAAATACCAGTAGTGCCATGAACtttttcagaataaaaaaaatcaggtcACAACAAGGTGGTTTAAATGTACAGCATAAAAGTGTAAACACCTAGGGAAAGTTTAATCCCATTGATCACTGATAGGCTACTTTCTTTGTACATGTATGAGGAAACATAAAATGCACAGTGCATTACAcaaaaaatgttaaaagaaatGTTTGGCTCTCAAGGCATTGCAAATATAGTGCTAGTAATGCTGAGACTACTTGAGAAATATTACATAGAATACTTAGATGAAAAAACATATTGTTGTGTATAGACAACCAATAAACTTATTATGATAAGGCTAATACCCAAACTTGAAAAACTACCAAACTGCCTCAAAAGCAGCTTACATAAAATTCCACAAGGAATATCAGATATATGTGTGCTAAATATTATTgtaaaggaaaatatgataaatgatcCAAACACTAAATTCAGACTTGGTAAGGTAAGATCTGCAAGTTGATAAAGCACTGAAGAAATCCTTGAAAAGCATAATTTATTCATGTTCATGATTTTACAAAGAATGTCACAAAATtggtaaacaacaaaaatacaactgaATTTAGAGGTACATTGCCAAAATATAAACCCTCTTCAATTGAATGATTAAAATGCAAtgccaaaaaataaagaaaaacattttttttacatagacTGCATTGAATAAAAAAATTAGATCTGTAAAGTAAATATTGGAACTTTGATGTTACAACgagtcagacacagacacacacacacacaaacacacacacacacacacacacacacacacacacacacacacacacacacacacacacacacacacacacacacacacacacacacacacatatatatatatatgcatataaatatattgtatatagatgtgtatatatatccatatatccatatatccatatatatatatgtatatatatatatatatatatattatatatatataatatatataatatatataatatatatatatatatatatatatatatatatatatatatatatatatatatatatatatatatatatatatatatatataatatatataatatatatatatatatatattatatatattatatatatatatatatataatatatatatatatatatatatatatatacatatatttacatattggatatatgtgtgtgtgtgtgtgtgtgtgtgtgtgtgtgtgtgtgtgtgtgtgtgtgtgtgtgtatacatatatgtatgtgtgtatatgtatatacatttatatatgtatatatatatatatatatatatatatatatatatatacatatatatatatatacatatatatatatatatatatatatatatatatatatatatatatatatatatatatatatacacacatacatgtatgtatgtgtgtatgtatatttatacatatccataaagatatgtatatatatacatatatatgtgtatatataatatgtatgcgtatatatgtgtgcgtgtgtgtgtatgtatatatattcagaaatatttgtgtgtgtatatatatatatatatatatatatatatatatatatatatatacatacatacatatatacatacatatatatgtatacacacatgcgcacacacacacacacacaaacacacacacacacacacacacacacacacacacacacacacacacacacacacacacacacacacacacacacacacacacacacacacacacacatacatacatgcatgtacacatgcacttatatatatatatatatatatatatatatatatatatatatatatatatatatatatatataatatatatatatatatatatatatatatatatatatatatatatatatatatacatatacatacatatatttatatatatttgtctatatacatatatgtatgtacacacatacacacacttacactcacatacactcacactcacatacactcactctcacacttacactcacacatacacacacacgcacacacacacacgcacacacacacacgcacacacacacacacacacacacacacacacacacacacacacacacacacacacacacacacatacacacatacacacatatatatatatatatatatatatatatatatatatatatttatatatatatatatatatatatatatatatatatatacatatatatatacatatatatatacatatatatatatatatatatatatatatatatatatatatatatatatatatatatatatatatacgtacatatatacacatgtatatatacacgtgtctgtttgtgtatgcctGCATGCAGGGCGGACGTCCATATTCTTGCTTGAGGcagtttatgtgtctgtgttccgcagtgtatgtgtgattatatatgtacgtctgtTTTCTGCTTCTTATGGTCTTCATAAAGCCCATGGAAGACTGAATGACCTTGGACTTCATGGACTCGCTGCCAGGAAAAGTCGGGACAAATTAATAAAACGAAAACGAGTGGGCGGAGGAGCGGGCCGTCCCACCAGAGGCGTCCGACAAAAGGTCATTCGGCTCCTCAAACATTCCTGCGTATTTGAGAATGACAGCTGAATAGGATGTGTATCGTCATTTTATTTGTGGTAATTAAATATTTTCTGAATACGTTCGTAAAATACATCTGAATCAACTTCTTTTATTATACACAAGAAAAATATGACTTCATACGTTTTTCAGCCTTACACAGTGATGGGAATCGCGAATAAATCTTTTTGATTGAACCAACACGAAAATCTAATTCATCACTTCGTTTGATGTTCGTCTTTTTGGAGGCAATATCAACATCTTTCATCTGCAGCTTGACTCAGGATTTACTTGTAAGGT
It encodes:
- the LOC113814362 gene encoding ER membrane protein complex subunit 2; its protein translation is MATLDLDWEDVRDQLRLWREDNTRHSEEVIDMWTYCLKHYKHKLGDERWMVEEQVVIAGLDCFRLDVAEPCLISINEQFPGSLRVRKLKAMRLEALERFDEAIDIYDSIIRQDETNSTARKRKVAVLRGQGKIPEAIRELTEYLKKFMSDGEAWQELCDLYLKEGDYSKAAFCMEELILTNPHNHLFYTRYAEIKYTQGGLENMEMARSYFSQAVKLNPNNMRALYGLFLSCTHVASSSKSTVPKKKETQRLAAWALKEIEERYSKCRTNTMEGTNIFETFGSLSLTDKA